One region of Clostridium sp. Marseille-P299 genomic DNA includes:
- the ltrA gene encoding group II intron reverse transcriptase/maturase codes for MKETKKCDDSRQLNTESGHLQKDRVELESYAKAPSISMTSDNRQNARREYHYGLLEKIISNENLNEAFKRVKKNKGSHGIDKMGVDELLPYLRSHGEELKQSIADGSYKPNPVRRVEIPKDNGKTRPLGIPTVVDRVIQQAVSQVLTPIFEKKFSENSYGFRPNRNAHQAILKCKEYMDEGYKWAVDIDLEKYFDTVNHDRLIGLIYKEVKDIRVIGLIRKYLNAGVMEKGLVSATVEGVPQGGNLSPLLSNIMLHELDMELERRGLKFCRYADDCNVYVKSKKSAERVMKSITEFIEKDLKLKVNKEKSKVDRPWKLKYLGYTFYNKKGEMGIRVHQVSVKKLKGKLKSITGRSNAMSMELRAIKLKQLIVGWISYFKLADMKGTLRELDEWLRRRLRLCYWKQWKKIKTKHDNLVKLGVENWKAWEHANTRKGYWRISNSPILNSTLTNKYIREQGFITLSERYSQIR; via the coding sequence TTGAAAGAAACAAAGAAATGTGATGACAGCAGACAACTGAATACAGAATCAGGTCATTTGCAAAAGGATAGAGTGGAACTCGAAAGCTATGCAAAGGCGCCGAGCATTTCTATGACGTCGGATAACAGACAGAACGCCCGAAGAGAATATCACTATGGATTGCTAGAGAAAATCATTAGTAATGAAAATCTAAATGAAGCCTTTAAACGTGTAAAGAAGAATAAAGGAAGTCATGGAATCGACAAGATGGGAGTAGATGAACTTCTACCATATCTAAGAAGTCATGGCGAAGAGCTTAAGCAATCCATAGCAGATGGAAGTTATAAACCGAATCCCGTAAGAAGGGTAGAGATACCAAAGGATAACGGGAAAACAAGACCATTAGGGATACCAACTGTAGTAGACCGAGTGATACAACAGGCAGTATCACAAGTACTAACGCCAATCTTTGAGAAGAAATTTTCAGAGAATAGTTATGGATTTAGACCAAATCGAAACGCGCATCAAGCAATTCTAAAATGTAAAGAATACATGGATGAAGGCTATAAATGGGCGGTAGATATAGATTTAGAAAAGTACTTTGATACTGTCAACCACGATAGGTTAATTGGGCTGATTTATAAAGAAGTCAAGGATATACGAGTAATCGGACTGATAAGGAAGTATCTAAATGCAGGAGTGATGGAAAAGGGATTAGTAAGTGCTACTGTAGAAGGGGTGCCTCAAGGTGGGAACTTATCTCCACTATTAAGTAATATCATGTTGCATGAACTAGATATGGAATTAGAACGAAGAGGACTTAAGTTCTGCCGTTATGCAGATGATTGCAATGTATACGTGAAATCAAAGAAATCAGCAGAGCGAGTTATGAAAAGTATCACGGAGTTTATAGAAAAGGACTTGAAGCTTAAAGTTAACAAAGAGAAAAGTAAGGTAGACCGACCATGGAAACTAAAATATCTAGGATATACCTTTTACAATAAGAAAGGTGAAATGGGAATAAGAGTACATCAAGTTTCTGTTAAGAAGTTAAAAGGAAAACTTAAGAGTATCACTGGAAGAAGTAATGCAATGAGTATGGAACTCAGAGCTATTAAACTAAAACAATTAATTGTTGGCTGGATAAGTTACTTCAAACTAGCAGATATGAAAGGTACTTTACGAGAACTTGATGAGTGGCTAAGAAGACGTTTACGTCTTTGTTACTGGAAACAGTGGAAAAAGATTAAAACGAAACATGATAACTTAGTTAAACTAGGGGTAGAGAATTGGAAAGCATGGGAACATGCGAATACAAGGAAAGGCTACTGGAGAATCTCCAATAGCCCAATCTTAAATTCAACTCTTACCAATAAATATATTAGAGAACAAGGTTTTATAACACTTAGTGAAAGATATTCGCAAATAAGGTAA
- a CDS encoding GGDEF domain-containing protein — MKKILFKQIVIGLSIIAGIVSVLSLGIIFSIQSKAVIQDLEEIIEQVESTYDTSKLEVEEKKILFQNDYLNRAYAVDFILNQDINQSYTISKLKKIEQLMELESINLIDDEGNIVFSSEEEYVGLNFKDYHEDFPFWELIENKDSNANVVTLDTDTILEQEDPIYIGIKSSSEKYSVVQIEIDSSKLRVLLKASTIGSIVDATPSLYEMAVFVVDRSSGEVEGMTKNNERDLHLENVNTKEAFISVLDSGKDGKLIRINGSMKYLKTKDLGNKILCAYAQMDLVYRTVLIQFVAFLSAFLVIIACIWMMLMYYLKKYILKDLYSIASNIKILIDGNYDITFETIHNTEFKKICEILNDWKDSYKSRAQRMTRIINAINSQAAIFECLYSINQCFFSDNIKDILGVEDDIWNQMKNSPEQFEKYINTLTSSADSEDNIIRVNDRFISIASYHFKDEFYGMILDKTKDVEQKMRIQQDLQEKLQEKQEESETDPLTKLANRAGLEKKVKKALENSPGKGIMIIFDLDNFKTINDTLGHPEGDKVLKKFANCLRSCFRKNDIVARMGGDEFAVFIDMNMTVHEITVKIESILQIIRRELKDYYKRYKLSTSIGVAYVDKVSSNYEDLYKSADVALYVAKKYGKDGFYINDYNISNKKY; from the coding sequence ATGAAGAAAATATTATTTAAACAAATAGTCATTGGATTGAGCATTATAGCTGGTATAGTGTCTGTTTTGTCTTTGGGGATAATTTTTTCAATACAAAGCAAAGCGGTAATACAAGATTTAGAAGAGATCATTGAGCAAGTCGAGAGTACATACGATACTAGTAAGTTAGAGGTAGAAGAGAAAAAAATACTGTTTCAAAATGATTATTTAAATAGGGCATACGCAGTCGACTTTATTTTAAATCAAGATATTAATCAGAGTTATACTATTTCAAAACTAAAAAAAATAGAACAGCTGATGGAATTGGAGTCAATCAACCTCATAGATGATGAAGGAAACATAGTTTTTAGTAGTGAGGAGGAATATGTCGGTTTAAATTTCAAGGATTATCATGAAGACTTTCCTTTTTGGGAGCTGATTGAGAATAAGGATTCAAATGCAAATGTAGTGACTCTTGATACCGATACGATATTGGAACAAGAGGATCCGATATATATAGGAATAAAATCAAGCTCAGAAAAATATTCTGTTGTACAAATAGAAATCGATTCCAGTAAGTTACGAGTTTTATTAAAAGCTAGCACGATTGGATCAATTGTGGATGCTACGCCAAGTTTATATGAAATGGCAGTATTCGTAGTAGATAGAAGCAGTGGAGAAGTAGAAGGAATGACAAAAAATAATGAACGCGACTTGCATTTAGAAAATGTAAATACAAAGGAAGCGTTCATATCTGTGCTGGATAGTGGCAAAGATGGTAAGCTTATTAGGATTAATGGTTCTATGAAATATTTAAAAACTAAAGATTTGGGGAATAAGATTTTATGTGCTTATGCACAAATGGATTTAGTATATAGAACCGTGTTAATACAATTTGTTGCTTTTCTTAGCGCTTTTTTGGTGATAATTGCATGTATATGGATGATGCTAATGTACTATTTAAAAAAATACATATTAAAAGATCTTTATTCCATTGCGTCTAACATTAAAATTTTGATAGATGGAAATTATGACATTACATTTGAGACGATACATAATACAGAGTTTAAGAAAATATGTGAAATATTGAATGACTGGAAAGATAGTTATAAATCTAGAGCTCAAAGAATGACACGAATCATTAATGCTATTAATAGTCAGGCTGCAATATTTGAATGTCTATATTCAATTAATCAGTGTTTTTTCTCTGATAATATTAAGGATATTTTAGGTGTAGAGGATGATATATGGAATCAAATGAAAAATTCACCGGAACAATTTGAAAAGTATATAAATACATTAACTTCTTCTGCTGATAGTGAAGATAATATAATTCGGGTAAATGATAGATTTATAAGTATTGCTTCATATCATTTTAAAGATGAATTTTATGGAATGATCCTTGATAAAACCAAGGATGTAGAACAGAAGATGAGAATTCAGCAAGACCTCCAAGAAAAACTTCAGGAAAAACAAGAAGAGTCTGAAACTGACCCATTAACTAAGTTGGCTAATAGAGCAGGTCTAGAAAAGAAAGTAAAAAAAGCATTGGAAAACTCTCCTGGAAAAGGGATTATGATTATCTTTGATTTGGACAATTTTAAAACAATCAATGATACACTTGGACATCCAGAAGGAGATAAAGTACTTAAGAAATTTGCAAATTGTTTGAGATCCTGCTTTAGAAAAAATGATATTGTTGCAAGGATGGGCGGAGATGAATTTGCGGTTTTTATAGATATGAACATGACTGTGCATGAGATAACTGTTAAGATCGAGTCTATACTACAAATTATTCGAAGAGAATTAAAAGATTATTATAAACGTTATAAGCTTTCAACAAGTATTGGAGTAGCATATGTAGATAAAGTTTCTAGTAATTATGAAGACTTGTATAAGAGCGCAGATGTTGCATTATATGTTGCGAAGAAGTATGGAAAAGACGGATTTTATATCAATGATTATAATATTAGTAATAAGAAATATTAG